From Nicotiana tabacum cultivar K326 chromosome 22, ASM71507v2, whole genome shotgun sequence, one genomic window encodes:
- the LOC107769930 gene encoding shaggy-related protein kinase epsilon yields MASGGIIPSAGGKPQTDAMLVDKLPEEINEMKIRDDKVEKEMEAAVVDGNGTEKGHIIVTTIGGKNGEPKQTISYMAERVVGQGSFGIVFQAKCLETGETVAIKKVLQDKRYKNRELQTIRLLDHPNVVSLRHCFFSTTEKDELYLNLVLEYVPETVYRVLRHYSKANQRMPMIYVKLYTYQIFRALAYIHGIGVCHRDIKPQNLLVNPHTHQLKLCDFGSAKVLVKGEPNISYICSRYYRAPELIFGATEYTFAIDIWSVGCVLAELLLGQPLFPGESGVDQLVEIIKVLGTPTREEIKCMNPNYTEFKFPQIKAHPWHKIFHKRMPPEAVDLVSRLLQYSPNLRSTALEACTHTFFDELRDPKARLPNGRSLPPLFNFRPQELKGASAELLNKLIPEHAKKQCTSLGF; encoded by the exons ATGGCTTCTGGTGGTATAATTCCTTCAGCAGGTGGAAAACCTCAAACTGATGCCATGCTTGTCGATAAACTTCCTGAAGAAATAAATGAAATGAAGATCAGAGATGATAAAGTAGAAAAG GAAATGGAAGCAGCTGTAGTGGATGGAAATGGAACAGAAAAAGGCCACATCATTGTAACAACTATTGGGGGGAAAAATGGCGAGCCTAAGCAG ACCATTAGTTACATGGCCGAGCGTGTCGTTGGACAGGGTTCCTTTGGAATTGTGTTCCAG GCCAAATGTCTTGAAACTGGAGAAACTGTGGCAATAAAAAAGGTTTTACAGGATAAGAGATACAAGAATCGGGAATTGCAAACAATACGCCTTCTTGATCATCCTAATGTTGTTTCACTGAGGCATTGCTTCTTTTCAACCACAGAAAAGGATGAGCTTTATCTAAATTTGGTTCTTGAATATGTACCTGAGACTGTATACCGTGTATTGAGACATTACAGCAAAGCAAACCAAAGGATGCCTATGATTTATGTCAAGCTCTATACATATCAG attttcagaGCTTTGGCTTACATACACGGGATAGGAGTCTGCCACAGGGACATCAAGCCTCAGAATTTACTG GTCAACCCCCACACACACCAGCTTAAGCTCTGCGATTTTGGGAGTGCAAAAGTTCTG GTCAAAGGCGAGCCAAATATTTCATATATTTGTTCGCGGTACTATCGTGCGCCTGAACTTATTTTTGGAGCAACTGAATACACGTTTGCAATCGACATCTGGTCTGTGGGTTGCGTCCTTGCTGAACTCCTTCTTGGGCAG CCCCTCTTTCCCGGTGAGAGTGGAGTTGATCAGCTTGTTGAAATAATCAAG GTTCTTGGAACACCAACTCGGGAGGAAATCAAGTGTATGAATCCAAATTACACCGAGTTTAAATTCCCACAAATCAAAGCTCACCCTTGGCACAAA ATTTTTCATAAGCGGATGCCTCCCGAAGCCGTGGATCTTGTGTCAAGGCTTCTCCAGTATTCTCCAAATTTGAGGTCCACAGCG TTGGAGGCTTGCACTCACACTTTCTTTGATGAACTCCGTGACCCTAAGGCTCGTCTTCCTAATGGTCGGTCATTGCCACCTCTTTTCAACTTCAGGCCTCAAG AGCTGAAAGGAGCGTCTGCAGAGCTCTTAAACAAACTGATACCAGAACACGCTAAGAAGCAGTGTACCTCCCTTGGTTTCTAG
- the LOC107769936 gene encoding uncharacterized protein LOC107769936 has product MEFIRLAKHAPHMVKIEKAKICRFVGGLAYHIKDTTSAAAIGMIAFSSVVGFAKHLEKDRQHRREEKEHNKKALPVGRCTQSYGNQSRQNQNFRTASSHSQSHAEQHSHQQGLCRTCKRQHSGQCKLGFHGCYHCGDIGHIKANCPKLKHNFNGGSTRPSSSSATVVAPPQAHGSHNQTGHGAGRGVDRVTQGGGQSRLFATLDCQSVEAYVEVIIGILLVCSHNAYAIMDPGSTFSYVTPYFAINSG; this is encoded by the exons ATGGAATTCATAAGGTTAGCTAAGCATGCTCCTCACATGGTTAAGATAGAAAAAGCAAAGATTTGCAGGTTTGTTGGCGGTTTAGCTTACCACATTAAGGATACGACATCAGCTGCAGCAATAGGGATGATAGCCTTTTCCTCTGTTGTGGGATTTGCCAAGCACTTAGAAAAAGACAGACAACataggagagaagaaaaagagcataACAAGAAAGCCCTGCCAGTGGGCAG ATGTACTCAGAGTTATGGAAACCAGTCTCGCCAGAATCAGAATTTTAGGACAGCATCCTCACATAGCCAGAGTCATGCTGAGCAACATTCACACCAACAAGGTCTTTGTAGAACATGTAAGCGGCAACATTCAGGTCAGTGCAAGCTCGGGTTTCATGGTTGCTATCATTGCGGAGACATTGGTCATATAAAGGCCAACTGCCCAAAGTTGAAACATAATTTCAATGGGGGATCAACTCGTCCTTCTAGTTCCTCAGCTACTGTAGTTGCACCACCTCAGGCTCATGGTTCTCATAATCAGACCGGGCATGGGGCAGGCAGAGGTGTAGATCGAGTAACTCAGGGAGGGGGACAATCCCGTTTGTTTGCTACACTTGATTGTCAGAGTGTAGAGGCATATGTAGAAGTTATTATAGGTATACTTTTAGTCTGCTCACATAATGCTTATGCCATAATGGATCCaggttcaacattttcatatgtgactccatactttgcaattaacTCGGGCTAG